From the Psychrobacillus sp. FSL K6-4046 genome, one window contains:
- a CDS encoding ribosomal-processing cysteine protease Prp, with product MIKVTVTRDQSGLIHSFEMKGHADFAEHGKDLVCAGASAVSFGAVNAIISLTKITPIIKQKGDGGYLYVEVPSIESSEKAASMQLILEAMIVSLQTIEQDYAKYIKITFKK from the coding sequence ATGATTAAAGTGACTGTTACACGAGATCAATCAGGTCTTATTCATTCCTTTGAAATGAAAGGACATGCTGATTTTGCTGAACATGGGAAGGATTTAGTTTGTGCAGGAGCTTCTGCTGTATCATTTGGTGCAGTGAATGCCATTATCTCACTTACAAAAATTACTCCTATTATTAAGCAAAAGGGTGACGGAGGGTATTTATACGTGGAAGTACCTAGCATTGAAAGCTCTGAAAAAGCTGCAAGCATGCAGTTAATATTGGAGGCAATGATTGTATCTTTACAAACGATTGAGCAAGATTACGCTAAGTATATAAAAATAACCTTCAAAAAGTAG
- a CDS encoding rod shape-determining protein → MFGFGSRDVGIDLGTANTLVFIKGKGIVLREPSVVAKNVQNGDIVAVGNDAKNMIGRTPGSIVAIRPMKDGVIADFDTTSAMIEYYLKNAMKSSGMSWSKPNVMICVPFGITSVEQRAVIDAAKQAGAREALTIEEPFAAAIGANLPVWEPTGSMVVDIGGGTTEVAVISLGGVVTSESVRVGGDAMDQAITSYVRKTYNLTIGERTAEAIKMEIGSARVMEAEESMDIRGRDLVTGLPKTIEISSKEIANALRESIASIIDGVKKTLEQTPPELSADVMERGIMLTGGGALLRNLDKVISDQTNMPVFIAENPLDCVAIGTGKALDHMGLLKRQQTKG, encoded by the coding sequence GTGTTTGGATTTGGATCAAGAGATGTAGGAATAGACTTAGGAACAGCGAATACGCTTGTTTTCATCAAAGGGAAGGGCATCGTTTTAAGAGAGCCTTCCGTAGTAGCAAAAAACGTACAAAACGGTGACATTGTTGCAGTAGGTAACGATGCAAAAAATATGATTGGCCGTACTCCCGGTTCTATTGTGGCGATTCGTCCAATGAAGGATGGGGTTATCGCAGATTTTGATACGACCTCAGCCATGATAGAATACTATTTGAAAAATGCGATGAAGTCATCAGGCATGTCTTGGAGCAAGCCCAATGTCATGATTTGCGTACCTTTTGGTATTACTTCAGTAGAACAACGCGCTGTAATTGATGCTGCAAAGCAAGCAGGAGCTCGTGAAGCATTGACTATTGAAGAGCCGTTTGCAGCTGCGATCGGAGCTAATCTTCCAGTTTGGGAACCTACAGGAAGTATGGTCGTTGATATAGGTGGAGGAACTACAGAAGTTGCTGTTATTTCTCTTGGTGGAGTAGTTACGAGTGAATCCGTTCGTGTTGGCGGGGATGCAATGGACCAAGCGATTACAAGCTATGTTCGTAAGACGTACAATCTAACAATTGGTGAACGTACTGCAGAGGCAATCAAGATGGAAATTGGATCTGCACGTGTTATGGAAGCAGAAGAGTCTATGGATATTCGTGGTCGTGACCTTGTGACGGGGTTACCAAAAACAATTGAAATATCATCAAAAGAGATCGCAAATGCATTGCGCGAATCTATTGCGTCTATCATTGATGGAGTGAAGAAAACATTAGAACAGACTCCTCCAGAGCTTTCAGCAGATGTAATGGAGCGCGGCATTATGCTTACAGGTGGGGGAGCTTTACTTCGTAACCTGGACAAAGTGATTAGTGATCAAACGAATATGCCTGTATTTATCGCTGAAAACCCATTAGATTGTGTTGCAATCGGAACTGGTAAAGCGTTAGATCATATGGGATTATTGAAACGTCAACAAACAAAAGGTTAA
- the minD gene encoding septum site-determining protein MinD yields MGEAIVITSGKGGVGKTTTTANLGTALALQGKKVCLMDTDIGLRNLDVVLGLENRIIYDLVDVVEGRCKIHQALVKDKRFEDKLYLLPAAQTTDKNAVNPEQMRELVTELKRDYDYVLIDCPAGIEQGYKNAIAGADKAIVVTTPEISAVRDADRIIGLLEQEEAIDPPKLIINRIRQHLMQSGDALDINEITTHLSIDLLGIIADDENVITSSNKGEPVVMDPSNRAALGYRNIARRILGESVPLMSMDTPKKGVISKIKSIFAK; encoded by the coding sequence GTGGGAGAAGCAATCGTAATAACTTCAGGTAAGGGAGGAGTCGGTAAAACGACGACCACTGCTAACCTTGGTACTGCATTGGCTTTGCAAGGTAAGAAAGTTTGTTTAATGGATACAGACATAGGTCTTAGAAACTTAGACGTTGTTCTAGGACTAGAAAATAGAATTATTTATGATTTAGTAGATGTTGTGGAAGGTCGCTGTAAGATTCACCAAGCATTAGTAAAGGATAAACGTTTTGAGGATAAACTTTACCTTTTGCCAGCAGCACAAACAACGGATAAAAATGCAGTCAATCCTGAACAGATGAGAGAACTGGTTACAGAGCTTAAACGAGATTATGATTATGTATTAATCGATTGCCCTGCTGGTATTGAACAAGGATATAAGAATGCAATTGCAGGTGCTGATAAAGCGATTGTTGTCACTACACCTGAAATTTCAGCTGTGCGTGATGCAGACCGTATAATCGGCTTGTTAGAGCAAGAGGAAGCTATCGATCCTCCAAAATTAATTATCAATCGAATCCGCCAGCATCTTATGCAAAGTGGAGACGCTTTAGATATTAATGAAATCACAACACATTTATCCATCGATTTATTAGGGATCATAGCGGATGATGAGAATGTTATTACATCTTCTAATAAGGGTGAGCCTGTAGTAATGGACCCATCTAACCGTGCTGCACTTGGTTATCGAAACATTGCAAGACGCATTTTAGGAGAATCCGTACCACTTATGTCAATGGATACCCCTAAAAAAGGCGTTATCTCTAAAATAAAATCTATTTTTGCTAAATAA
- the rpmA gene encoding 50S ribosomal protein L27, protein MLRLDLQFFASKKGVGSTKNGRDSQSKRLGAKRADGQFVSGGSILFRQRGTKIHPGENVGRGGDDTLFAKVDGVVRFERFGRDKKKVSVYPVAQEA, encoded by the coding sequence ATGTTAAGATTAGATCTTCAGTTTTTCGCATCGAAAAAAGGAGTAGGTTCGACTAAAAATGGTCGTGACTCTCAATCGAAACGTCTAGGCGCTAAACGTGCTGATGGACAATTCGTATCAGGCGGATCAATTTTATTCCGTCAACGCGGTACAAAAATTCACCCAGGTGAAAACGTTGGCCGTGGTGGAGATGACACACTTTTCGCGAAAGTTGACGGTGTAGTGCGCTTTGAGCGTTTCGGCCGCGACAAGAAAAAAGTAAGTGTATATCCTGTAGCTCAAGAAGCTTAA
- a CDS encoding histidine kinase, whose translation MLTDKQKLLFENLKNIKDYWTHTAVEHLSPDADLIASNCEEEYQLLANKITSDEELLAFRKIQNELIEGVIHSILVMVDGGDDQADKLLVDLIDRETKESLQDDIALHEEFIGFLLDAEVE comes from the coding sequence ATGCTTACCGATAAACAGAAATTACTTTTTGAAAACTTAAAGAACATTAAAGATTATTGGACACACACTGCGGTTGAACATTTAAGTCCTGACGCTGATTTAATCGCTTCTAACTGTGAAGAGGAGTATCAGTTGCTGGCAAACAAAATCACTTCGGACGAAGAACTGCTTGCCTTTCGAAAAATACAAAATGAACTTATAGAAGGAGTTATTCATTCTATATTAGTGATGGTCGATGGCGGGGATGACCAAGCAGACAAGTTGTTGGTTGATTTAATAGATAGAGAAACCAAAGAATCGTTGCAAGACGACATCGCACTACACGAAGAATTTATTGGTTTTCTACTTGATGCAGAAGTCGAATAA
- the radC gene encoding DNA repair protein RadC: MNVKIPPALMIRDVHIADRPRERLIRQGASSLSNQELLAILLRTGTKQESVLHLANRVLGFFEQIQELKNATLEEMMTVKGIGQAKAVQILAAVELGKRLSQQKTNEKFTIRSPNDAATYLMPDMTSLTQEHFVTLFLNVKNQILHKQTIFIGSLNASIVHPREIFREAVKRSAASIICAHNHPSGNPSPSTEDIDVTKRLMEAGKLMGIELLDHVIIGDHQFISLKEKGYM; encoded by the coding sequence ATGAATGTTAAAATTCCTCCCGCTCTCATGATCCGAGATGTACATATAGCGGACAGACCAAGAGAGAGACTAATTAGACAAGGCGCCTCAAGTTTATCAAACCAAGAACTACTTGCAATCTTGCTTCGTACTGGAACGAAGCAAGAGTCTGTTCTTCATCTTGCCAATCGAGTATTGGGTTTTTTTGAACAGATTCAAGAGTTAAAAAATGCTACACTGGAAGAAATGATGACGGTTAAAGGAATTGGCCAAGCAAAGGCTGTCCAGATTCTAGCAGCTGTCGAGCTAGGAAAAAGATTATCACAGCAAAAAACGAATGAAAAGTTTACCATAAGGTCCCCAAATGATGCAGCCACTTATTTAATGCCAGATATGACCTCCCTCACGCAAGAACACTTCGTAACTTTATTCCTAAATGTAAAAAATCAAATACTACACAAGCAAACGATATTTATCGGGTCTTTAAACGCTTCCATTGTTCACCCTAGGGAAATATTTAGAGAAGCGGTAAAACGTTCCGCTGCATCCATTATTTGTGCTCACAACCATCCTTCAGGAAACCCTTCTCCTTCGACTGAAGACATAGATGTAACGAAACGGTTGATGGAGGCGGGAAAGCTTATGGGTATTGAGCTTCTTGACCATGTAATCATAGGAGACCATCAATTTATAAGTTTAAAAGAAAAGGGGTATATGTGA
- a CDS encoding Maf family protein, translating into MKITTNNRIILASESPRRKELFGRLGIPFEIQASGVSEEVEQELSPEEFTLAIATKKSDEVVQGNEDAIVIAADTTVYLGEKLLSKPVDSNQAKEFLQALSGQEHRVITGVSIQGAGISIGFTETTAVQFYELTEEQIDAYVASGDSLDKAGAYGIQTMGGMFVEKINGDYNNVVGLPLGRLFQTLLTLKVIQLEKETSE; encoded by the coding sequence ATGAAAATAACAACAAATAACAGAATTATTCTAGCAAGCGAGTCGCCAAGAAGAAAAGAGCTTTTTGGTAGATTAGGGATCCCATTTGAGATACAAGCCTCTGGTGTATCCGAGGAAGTTGAACAGGAGCTATCTCCAGAGGAATTTACACTTGCGATAGCGACCAAAAAATCAGATGAAGTAGTACAAGGAAATGAGGATGCCATCGTTATAGCGGCGGATACTACTGTATATTTAGGCGAAAAGCTATTAAGTAAGCCAGTTGATTCTAATCAGGCAAAAGAGTTTCTTCAAGCACTATCTGGTCAAGAGCACCGGGTAATCACAGGAGTATCCATCCAAGGAGCAGGTATTTCTATTGGCTTTACCGAAACTACTGCCGTGCAATTTTACGAACTGACAGAAGAACAGATAGATGCTTATGTTGCTAGCGGAGATTCACTCGATAAGGCAGGCGCTTACGGTATACAAACAATGGGTGGAATGTTCGTTGAAAAAATCAATGGCGATTACAACAATGTAGTCGGATTACCACTAGGCCGTTTGTTCCAGACGCTTTTAACATTGAAAGTCATCCAATTAGAGAAGGAGACTTCGGAATGA
- a CDS encoding site-2 protease family protein, with the protein MKNRLFRIHPIMIPFLLFFYLSGEIAVYAIVFGSLILHELGHLGAAKLVGGKIYSCTILPYGGEIKIEQFSKWEKREQLVVIFGGPFVTLLLLLLSLILHFPQVELLTYTQLVILGLNLLPIYPLDGGRVIYSIFPNFYIELVSFSLWISMLIFYTSLYYFPKGLFVSLIFLFIAIQNYSSWRFRKYKLAFDRMTKNA; encoded by the coding sequence ATGAAGAATAGGCTTTTCCGTATACATCCGATTATGATCCCCTTTCTTCTTTTTTTCTATTTATCTGGAGAGATTGCAGTTTATGCTATCGTTTTCGGCTCTCTCATCTTGCATGAATTAGGTCATTTAGGAGCTGCAAAGCTAGTTGGCGGGAAAATATATTCATGTACGATTCTCCCGTATGGAGGAGAAATTAAAATCGAACAATTTTCTAAATGGGAAAAGAGAGAGCAACTTGTTGTTATTTTTGGAGGACCCTTTGTTACTTTGTTACTTCTTTTATTAAGCCTAATTTTGCATTTTCCACAGGTGGAGCTACTTACCTATACGCAGCTAGTAATTCTAGGATTAAATTTACTTCCTATTTATCCACTTGATGGCGGACGCGTTATCTATTCAATATTTCCGAACTTTTATATCGAGTTAGTCAGTTTTTCTCTATGGATCAGTATGCTAATCTTTTATACCAGTCTGTACTACTTTCCTAAAGGTTTATTTGTATCGCTAATCTTTTTGTTTATTGCTATACAAAATTATTCTTCTTGGAGATTTAGAAAGTACAAGCTAGCATTTGATCGAATGACGAAAAACGCTTGA
- the rplU gene encoding 50S ribosomal protein L21: protein MYAIIETGGKQIKVEQGQEIYIEKLDVNADEVVTFDKVLFVGGNDVKVGAPFVEGAKVTAKVVKNGKAKKIIVFKYKAKKNYRKKQGHRQPYTKLVVESISL, encoded by the coding sequence ATGTACGCAATTATTGAAACTGGTGGTAAACAAATCAAAGTTGAACAAGGGCAAGAAATCTATATTGAAAAATTAGATGTAAACGCTGATGAAGTTGTAACTTTTGATAAAGTTTTATTCGTAGGTGGGAATGATGTTAAAGTTGGTGCTCCATTCGTGGAAGGTGCTAAAGTTACAGCGAAAGTTGTAAAAAACGGCAAAGCTAAAAAAATCATCGTTTTCAAATACAAAGCTAAAAAGAACTATCGTAAAAAACAAGGTCACCGTCAACCATATACTAAATTAGTAGTAGAATCTATTAGCTTATAA
- a CDS encoding prepilin peptidase codes for MEIVIAIFVFIYGLVLGSFYNVVGLRVPKGESIVRPPSHCTTCDRNLTAKDLVPVLSYVFLKGKCRGCDTKIHWVYPVIELTTGVLFTFAYFQLGFSWEFFVSLLFISLLIIITVSDIAYMLIPDKILLFFLIPLIIGRIISPLTSWWDSAVGAIVGFGILLLVAMVSKGGMGGGDIKLFFVIGVVLGTVSTLVTLFLASVIGTVVGIIMLKISKQGRKTPIPFGPSIAIAAIISFFYGQAIVDLYINLFF; via the coding sequence GTGGAAATCGTAATCGCAATATTTGTATTTATATATGGTTTAGTGCTTGGCTCTTTTTATAATGTAGTGGGACTAAGGGTGCCGAAAGGTGAATCTATTGTTCGCCCGCCTTCTCATTGCACGACATGTGATCGCAATTTAACGGCTAAAGACTTGGTGCCGGTCTTATCCTATGTTTTTTTGAAGGGGAAGTGCCGAGGATGTGATACTAAAATCCATTGGGTTTACCCAGTCATCGAGCTAACTACAGGCGTATTATTCACATTTGCATACTTCCAACTAGGTTTTTCGTGGGAGTTCTTTGTTTCGCTATTGTTTATTTCTTTATTGATTATCATTACAGTTTCCGATATTGCGTATATGCTCATCCCTGATAAAATACTTTTATTCTTTTTAATTCCACTAATTATTGGTCGCATTATCTCACCTTTAACTTCTTGGTGGGACAGTGCAGTCGGAGCAATTGTTGGATTTGGAATATTACTCTTAGTCGCTATGGTGTCGAAAGGTGGCATGGGTGGTGGTGATATCAAGCTGTTCTTTGTTATTGGTGTCGTGTTAGGAACGGTATCCACCTTAGTGACATTATTTTTAGCCTCAGTTATAGGAACGGTAGTGGGTATTATTATGTTGAAAATATCAAAGCAGGGAAGGAAAACTCCTATTCCATTTGGACCTTCTATAGCAATCGCAGCGATCATTTCTTTTTTCTATGGTCAAGCAATTGTCGACTTGTACATTAATTTGTTTTTTTAG
- the mreC gene encoding rod shape-determining protein MreC, producing MPQFFSNKRLILLLVGMIFLVALISFTLRDRNHASLPEQLVKDVVGFGQTLFSKPTQYVTGVFNNIDSLLNTYDENKRLKARLEDYASLQAEVNDLKLEKKELQEIVDKKEDLRDFNPIQATVIARNPDQWEEKIIINRGEIHGVEANMAVMTAKGLIGKVILTTPYTSTVELLSTQNPNYRVSAVIASEEGEVFGLIEGFDEERKELVLKRIDSEFEVKKGQKVTTSGLGGIFPKGILVGEVTEVTTDDYGLTKLAYIKPEASFSILDHVIIANRSMNVVDGSDGANTEADLAAEKEAGDGS from the coding sequence ATGCCACAGTTTTTTTCAAATAAGCGATTAATCTTGCTACTTGTAGGGATGATTTTTCTTGTGGCACTTATCAGCTTTACATTGCGCGATCGAAATCATGCATCATTGCCAGAACAATTAGTAAAAGATGTAGTCGGTTTTGGACAAACGTTGTTTTCCAAACCGACTCAGTATGTAACGGGTGTTTTTAATAATATAGATTCTTTACTTAATACATATGATGAGAACAAAAGATTGAAAGCAAGATTAGAAGATTATGCCTCCTTACAAGCAGAAGTAAATGATTTAAAGCTCGAAAAAAAAGAATTACAAGAAATAGTTGATAAAAAAGAAGACCTTCGTGATTTCAACCCTATCCAAGCAACGGTTATTGCTCGTAATCCCGATCAATGGGAAGAGAAAATAATCATTAATCGGGGAGAGATTCATGGAGTAGAAGCTAATATGGCCGTAATGACTGCCAAAGGTCTAATTGGTAAGGTTATATTAACTACTCCATATACCTCTACGGTTGAGCTTTTATCTACACAAAACCCGAATTATCGTGTATCAGCTGTCATTGCAAGCGAAGAGGGAGAAGTGTTCGGATTAATAGAAGGCTTTGACGAAGAACGAAAAGAATTAGTTCTGAAGAGAATTGATTCGGAGTTTGAGGTGAAAAAAGGACAGAAAGTCACTACCTCAGGCTTGGGTGGAATATTCCCAAAAGGAATTTTAGTTGGTGAGGTAACCGAGGTTACCACTGATGATTATGGTTTGACTAAACTCGCTTACATTAAACCAGAGGCAAGCTTCTCTATATTGGACCATGTAATCATCGCAAATCGTTCTATGAACGTAGTAGATGGTTCTGATGGTGCTAATACGGAGGCTGACTTGGCTGCCGAGAAAGAGGCAGGGGATGGCTCATGA
- the mreD gene encoding rod shape-determining protein MreD, translating into MMRYLVVLISVLLFYMEPIFGLFSPIELNNELYTLVPRFLIIYLIFVSIYYDKKRAMLYGLLFGLLYDVFFIDIIGLYSFIYPLMCLVASFIVKFIHQHLLVATILSLVLVAVVETLLFFFYTAIGIKIMTFSSFYEHNLLPTMLANLIFILMFGWLFKYILLYRFNQKALLLQK; encoded by the coding sequence ATGATGCGATATCTAGTAGTGCTCATTTCGGTTCTATTATTTTATATGGAACCGATTTTTGGTCTTTTCTCGCCAATTGAGCTAAATAATGAACTTTATACACTAGTACCAAGGTTTTTAATTATATATTTGATTTTTGTTTCTATTTATTATGATAAAAAAAGAGCAATGTTATATGGATTGTTGTTTGGGCTCTTGTACGATGTCTTTTTCATTGATATTATTGGATTATATTCTTTTATTTACCCATTAATGTGCTTGGTAGCAAGTTTTATAGTAAAATTTATACACCAACACTTGCTGGTAGCTACTATCTTGTCGCTAGTTTTAGTGGCAGTAGTAGAGACATTGCTATTCTTTTTCTATACAGCAATTGGTATTAAAATCATGACATTTAGTAGTTTTTATGAACATAATCTTTTACCAACAATGTTGGCGAACCTCATCTTTATATTGATGTTCGGATGGTTATTTAAATATATTCTTCTATACCGTTTTAATCAAAAAGCATTACTTCTTCAAAAATAA
- a CDS encoding sensor domain-containing diguanylate cyclase — protein sequence MSISHLCMYLAVYVLPALYLFGLACVVLIQQSRRLENRLITAILVAYSFLYFGEFFRHLLPIEYSSAVSGIGLGLISLLVVSLTLHLYIHVSSLYIYIPRIVYPSVFYVPFLIVLVAQILQWRIIPFILHEPRGFWYVPIYNEEYYFILTISAILTLIMVFILIMGLRKTVNLQQRKLLKFLMVCTLVVFTLKASMGYLNFGEHIPPYTFLIEGIVFSIFISFSFLHNDLLPNISRRYRTLFDISPIPIMILDNNLDILEINKQGKFLLNISDPTDMNLMKYARTKHNKKLLRKLIEQLQLKGTLRDYSLALDNLYLDGRIHISIDAKYVVTGKERIFYAMLRDVTSEVEKEKMIMHMAYHDVLTDLHNRAFFVTHINKKLVELSQREAGEAYFVLLDLNQFKIINDSFGHSVGDQVLQYTAEVLKDATNKNDLVARFGGDEFVLFLDDFNTREDFEGWLSQLRMTFEEKNFIYNDIHIKVIPSIGIAYCPEQGDSFEDLFHVADLNMYADKESLKSRK from the coding sequence ATGTCGATATCTCATTTGTGTATGTATCTAGCCGTGTATGTGCTGCCGGCTTTATATTTGTTTGGCTTAGCTTGTGTGGTGCTAATACAGCAGTCCAGGAGATTGGAAAATAGATTGATTACGGCTATTTTAGTCGCCTACAGTTTCCTTTATTTTGGGGAGTTTTTTCGGCACCTGTTACCGATTGAATATAGTTCAGCCGTTTCTGGTATTGGACTTGGTTTAATTAGTTTGTTAGTGGTGAGTCTTACTCTCCATTTATATATACACGTTTCCAGCTTGTACATATATATCCCTCGTATCGTATATCCTAGCGTCTTTTATGTACCTTTTTTGATTGTTCTAGTGGCTCAAATTTTACAATGGAGGATTATTCCATTTATTTTACACGAGCCAAGGGGCTTCTGGTACGTGCCTATTTATAATGAGGAATATTATTTCATTTTAACGATATCAGCTATATTGACCCTTATAATGGTTTTTATTTTAATTATGGGCTTGCGAAAGACCGTAAATTTACAGCAACGCAAGCTATTAAAGTTTTTAATGGTTTGTACTTTGGTTGTGTTTACTTTAAAGGCTTCTATGGGTTATCTAAATTTCGGTGAACATATACCTCCCTATACATTTCTTATCGAAGGAATTGTTTTCTCTATTTTTATATCTTTTTCCTTCCTGCATAACGATTTACTGCCAAACATCTCTCGGCGGTATCGAACCTTATTTGATATCAGTCCCATACCAATCATGATATTAGATAATAACTTGGATATTTTAGAAATAAACAAGCAAGGTAAGTTTCTGTTGAATATCAGTGATCCTACAGATATGAATTTGATGAAATATGCGCGGACCAAGCATAATAAAAAGCTTCTCCGGAAACTTATCGAACAACTTCAGCTAAAAGGTACTTTACGAGACTATTCTTTGGCGCTAGACAATCTATACCTTGATGGCCGAATACACATCTCCATAGATGCCAAGTACGTGGTTACTGGAAAGGAAAGAATCTTCTACGCTATGCTTAGAGATGTCACGAGCGAGGTGGAAAAGGAAAAGATGATTATGCATATGGCCTATCATGATGTCCTGACCGATTTACATAATCGAGCTTTTTTTGTCACGCATATTAATAAAAAATTAGTAGAACTGTCGCAGAGGGAAGCTGGAGAGGCATACTTTGTTTTACTAGATTTAAATCAATTTAAGATTATTAACGATAGCTTTGGTCATTCGGTGGGGGATCAAGTACTGCAATATACTGCTGAAGTTTTGAAAGATGCAACGAATAAAAACGATTTGGTAGCCCGTTTTGGTGGAGATGAGTTTGTTTTATTTTTAGATGACTTTAATACCCGTGAAGACTTTGAAGGATGGCTATCTCAATTAAGAATGACATTTGAGGAAAAAAACTTTATTTATAACGATATCCATATCAAGGTAATACCAAGTATTGGGATAGCCTACTGCCCTGAGCAGGGAGATTCCTTTGAGGATCTTTTTCATGTAGCTGACCTCAATATGTATGCAGATAAAGAAAGTTTAAAAAGTAGGAAATAA
- the minC gene encoding septum site-determining protein MinC → MTKKQLISIKGTKEGLVLRLDDQCSYTELLEELTKKVSDEGFEGQAEVLLQLGYRYCNDEQAKEIINCVQQTAHLRVSKIQSEVMTVEDCNRRLLENQSETYVGIVRSGQVIKAVGDLVVIGDVNPNGRVVAGGNVFVLGRLKGIAHAGSNGNKNAVIAASWLEATHLIIDNVIETMTDELSVLSEQPEMECAYLHTNGSIAIDRLQELRLIRPNLSTFKGGS, encoded by the coding sequence TTGACGAAAAAGCAGTTAATATCGATTAAAGGAACGAAAGAGGGCCTTGTATTACGTTTAGACGATCAGTGTTCATACACAGAACTTTTAGAAGAATTAACGAAAAAGGTTTCTGATGAAGGTTTTGAAGGCCAGGCAGAAGTACTCTTACAACTTGGATATCGATATTGTAATGACGAACAGGCAAAAGAAATTATAAATTGTGTACAACAGACGGCACATCTCCGTGTTTCTAAAATACAGAGTGAAGTAATGACCGTTGAAGATTGTAATAGAAGATTATTAGAAAATCAGTCGGAGACATATGTTGGGATTGTAAGGTCTGGACAAGTCATCAAAGCAGTGGGCGACCTCGTGGTCATTGGAGATGTCAATCCGAATGGACGAGTAGTAGCTGGAGGAAATGTGTTTGTTCTTGGAAGGCTAAAGGGCATCGCACATGCTGGTTCAAATGGCAACAAAAATGCAGTCATCGCAGCTTCCTGGCTAGAGGCAACCCATCTAATAATTGATAATGTTATAGAAACGATGACGGATGAGTTAAGTGTCTTATCGGAGCAACCCGAAATGGAATGTGCTTATTTACATACTAATGGCTCTATCGCAATTGACCGTTTACAGGAGCTTAGATTAATAAGACCAAATTTATCGACATTTAAAGGAGGAAGCTAA